In Sulfitobacter sp. W027, a single window of DNA contains:
- a CDS encoding cytochrome c oxidase assembly protein, translating to MRVGLGYGGLALLAVLWILPLGQWLGADFPHHMLRHMGLVAVVAPLLVLGFPNVTGVFALSPLLGAVVEFIVVWGWHLPALHGWADGGWPGLVLEQLSFALAGLLVWAGCLRGEPLAGAGGLLLTSMHMTLLGGLIILAPRDLYAAICGRAPDLDAQQLGGLLMLGIGTPIYLVAGLALVAKTLEDKRETA from the coding sequence ATGAGGGTGGGGCTGGGATATGGCGGGCTGGCGCTGCTGGCGGTGCTCTGGATTTTGCCGCTGGGGCAATGGCTCGGCGCGGATTTCCCGCATCACATGCTGCGGCATATGGGGCTGGTGGCTGTGGTGGCGCCGCTGCTGGTGTTGGGCTTTCCGAACGTCACAGGGGTTTTCGCCCTGTCGCCGCTGCTGGGCGCGGTGGTCGAGTTTATCGTGGTCTGGGGCTGGCACCTGCCTGCGCTGCACGGCTGGGCCGATGGCGGATGGCCGGGGCTGGTGCTTGAACAGCTAAGTTTCGCCTTGGCCGGGCTGCTGGTCTGGGCCGGATGCCTGCGCGGCGAGCCACTGGCCGGAGCTGGCGGGCTGCTGCTGACCTCCATGCATATGACGCTGCTGGGCGGGTTGATTATTCTCGCCCCGCGCGACCTCTATGCTGCGATTTGTGGCCGTGCCCCGGACCTTGACGCGCAGCAATTGGGGGGGCTTTTGATGTTGGGGATTGGCACGCCGATTTATCTGGTCGCAGGATTGGCGCTGGTCGCTAAGACGCTGGAAGACAAAAGGGAAACGGCATGA
- the purB gene encoding adenylosuccinate lyase, translating to MIPRYSRPDMVAVWSPETKFRIWYEIEAHACDAMADLGVIPRENAEAVWKAKDVEFDVARIDEIEAVTKHDVIAFLTHLAEHVGSDEARFVHQGMTSSDVLDTCFNVQLVRASDLLLVGLDKLLEALKKRALEHKDTVRVGRSHGIHAEPTTMGLTFARFYAEMDRNRARLVAAREEIATGAISGAVGTFANIDPRVEEHVCEKLGLTPEPISTQVIPRDRHAMFFATLGVIASSIENVAIEIRHMQRTEVLEGAEFFSMGQKGSSAMPHKKNPVLTENLTGLARLVRMSVIPAMENVALWHERDISHSSVERGIGPDATVTLDFALHRLAGVIDKMLVFPQNMLDNMNKFPGLVMSQRVLLALTQAGVSREDAYSMVQRNALKVWEERLDFRELLLADEEVVAALGEDGVNEKFDMGYHTKHVDTIFKRVFGE from the coding sequence ATGATCCCCCGCTATTCCCGTCCCGATATGGTTGCCGTCTGGTCGCCGGAAACGAAATTCCGCATCTGGTACGAGATTGAGGCCCATGCCTGCGACGCCATGGCCGACCTTGGCGTGATCCCCCGCGAAAACGCCGAAGCTGTGTGGAAAGCCAAGGACGTGGAATTCGACGTGGCCCGCATCGACGAGATCGAAGCCGTCACCAAGCATGACGTTATCGCCTTCCTCACCCATCTGGCTGAACATGTCGGCAGCGACGAGGCCCGCTTTGTGCACCAAGGCATGACCTCTTCGGACGTGCTCGATACCTGCTTTAACGTGCAGCTTGTGCGCGCCTCTGACCTGCTGCTGGTTGGCCTTGATAAGCTGCTCGAAGCGCTGAAAAAACGCGCGCTTGAGCATAAAGACACCGTTCGCGTTGGCCGCAGCCACGGCATCCACGCCGAGCCGACAACCATGGGCCTGACCTTCGCCCGTTTCTACGCCGAGATGGACCGCAACCGCGCTCGCCTCGTCGCGGCACGAGAAGAAATCGCCACCGGCGCGATCTCGGGCGCTGTGGGCACTTTCGCCAATATCGACCCGCGGGTCGAAGAGCATGTCTGCGAGAAACTGGGCCTCACCCCTGAGCCGATCTCGACCCAAGTGATACCACGCGACCGCCATGCGATGTTCTTTGCCACACTCGGCGTTATCGCCAGCAGCATCGAGAATGTCGCCATTGAGATCCGCCACATGCAGCGCACTGAGGTGCTTGAAGGGGCGGAGTTCTTCTCGATGGGCCAAAAAGGCTCTTCTGCCATGCCGCATAAGAAAAACCCGGTGCTGACCGAGAACCTCACCGGCCTTGCACGTCTGGTGCGGATGTCGGTGATCCCGGCGATGGAAAACGTGGCCCTTTGGCATGAGCGCGACATCTCGCATTCCTCTGTCGAACGCGGCATCGGCCCAGACGCGACCGTGACGCTGGACTTCGCTCTGCACCGTCTGGCGGGCGTCATCGACAAGATGCTCGTCTTCCCGCAGAACATGCTGGACAATATGAATAAATTCCCCGGTCTGGTGATGAGCCAGCGGGTGCTTCTGGCGCTGACCCAAGCAGGCGTGAGCCGCGAGGATGCCTATTCTATGGTGCAGCGCAACGCGCTGAAGGTCTGGGAAGAACGCCTTGATTTCCGCGAGTTGCTGCTGGCTGATGAAGAGGTCGTCGCGGCCTTGGGCGAAGACGGCGTGAACGAGAAATTCGACATGGGCTATCACACCAAACATGTCGACACGATCTTCAAACGCGTCTTCGGCGAATGA
- a CDS encoding alpha/beta fold hydrolase, translating into MAIERITFPGPDGTELSARLDMPEGPHLTTALFAHCFTCGKDIPAARRIAGRLAAMGIAVLRFDFTGLGHSGGEFENTSFSSNVDDLIAACSYLSSRDMAPALLIGHSLGGAAVLKAAAQLSHVKAVATLGAPFDPAHVTHNFAESLPEISAKGSAEVNLGGRPFTISQSFIEDVQGATLAPDIAKLKAALLVLHAPRDEIVSIDNAGQIFLAAKHPKSFVTLDDADHLITQAGDAEYAAEIIATWADRYMALKSPAPPPGAPEGIVRVSEADPDGFLQDVNAGPHHHALADEPLAYGGTNRGMSPYGFLSAGLGACTSMTIRMYARRKGWPLMGVNVDVCHDKVHAQDAGTGAAEKIDTWRRRIRLEGDLTEEQRQRLLEIADKCPVHRTLERSSTVLTELL; encoded by the coding sequence ATGGCCATCGAACGCATTACCTTCCCCGGCCCAGATGGCACGGAACTGTCCGCACGTCTGGACATGCCCGAGGGGCCGCATCTGACGACCGCCCTCTTCGCGCATTGTTTTACCTGCGGCAAAGACATCCCCGCCGCGCGGCGCATCGCGGGGCGGCTGGCAGCGATGGGGATCGCGGTGCTGCGGTTTGATTTCACCGGGCTGGGGCATTCGGGCGGCGAGTTTGAGAACACGTCGTTCTCCTCCAACGTCGATGATCTGATCGCCGCTTGCAGCTACCTTTCCAGCCGTGACATGGCCCCGGCGCTGTTGATCGGTCATTCGCTGGGCGGCGCGGCGGTGCTGAAAGCCGCGGCGCAACTGTCGCATGTCAAAGCGGTCGCTACCTTGGGCGCGCCCTTCGATCCGGCCCATGTGACCCATAATTTCGCCGAAAGCCTGCCTGAAATTTCGGCCAAGGGCAGCGCCGAGGTTAATCTTGGCGGGCGGCCCTTTACGATAAGTCAGAGCTTTATCGAGGACGTCCAAGGGGCCACCCTCGCCCCGGATATTGCCAAGCTGAAAGCCGCGCTGCTGGTGCTCCACGCCCCGCGCGATGAGATTGTCAGCATCGACAATGCGGGCCAGATTTTCTTGGCCGCGAAACACCCCAAAAGCTTCGTCACGCTGGATGATGCCGACCACCTCATCACCCAAGCAGGCGATGCGGAATATGCGGCTGAGATCATCGCCACTTGGGCCGACCGCTATATGGCGCTGAAATCGCCCGCCCCACCCCCCGGCGCGCCCGAAGGGATCGTTCGGGTGAGCGAGGCCGATCCCGATGGCTTCTTGCAAGATGTGAACGCAGGTCCACACCACCATGCGCTGGCGGATGAGCCGCTGGCCTACGGCGGCACCAACCGTGGCATGTCGCCCTATGGATTTTTGTCGGCGGGGCTTGGGGCCTGCACGTCGATGACGATCCGCATGTATGCGCGTCGCAAGGGCTGGCCGCTGATGGGCGTGAACGTGGATGTCTGCCACGACAAGGTTCATGCGCAGGATGCGGGCACCGGTGCTGCGGAGAAGATCGACACATGGCGGCGGCGGATCCGGCTGGAGGGGGATTTGACCGAGGAACAACGGCAGCGGTTGCTGGAGATTGCGGATAAGTGCCCAGTGCATAGGACGTTAGAGCGGAGCTCGACGGTGCTAACCGAACTCCTCTAG
- a CDS encoding lysophospholipid acyltransferase family protein, whose amino-acid sequence MSDPATRVKKPYPFGRRARHYLSNLLIVGIIRTALALPYKARLCFVGSLVQHVLAPLAGYRRRALNNLEHVWPEMPLARREEIATRCLNNLGRSFIENYSADDFPKRMAEAEPRGPGMAALEEANRTGQPVILVTGHYGNYEAARASLVARGYDIGGLYREMKNPYFNAHYVKTLEAFGGPVFPQGRRGTAGFVRHLKQGGRLVLLFDQHVIRAPILDFIGKPARTAISAAELALRYDALLIPFYGIRQDDGVSFDVVLEAPVPHSDAMTMTQALNDSLTAQVTKTPEQWFWVHRRWRPHEK is encoded by the coding sequence ATGTCGGACCCAGCCACCAGAGTCAAAAAGCCCTATCCCTTCGGTCGCCGGGCACGGCATTACCTGAGCAATCTGTTGATCGTCGGGATCATCCGCACGGCTTTGGCCCTGCCCTATAAGGCGCGGCTCTGCTTTGTCGGCAGCTTGGTGCAGCATGTCTTGGCGCCGCTTGCAGGCTACCGTCGTCGCGCCCTCAATAATCTTGAGCATGTCTGGCCCGAGATGCCTCTTGCCCGCCGCGAGGAAATCGCGACGCGCTGCCTCAACAACCTTGGTCGTTCCTTTATCGAAAACTACTCGGCCGATGACTTCCCCAAACGCATGGCCGAGGCCGAGCCTCGCGGCCCCGGCATGGCAGCGCTGGAAGAGGCCAATCGCACTGGCCAGCCGGTGATCCTTGTGACAGGGCATTACGGCAATTACGAAGCGGCGCGGGCGTCCCTCGTGGCGCGGGGCTATGACATCGGCGGGCTTTATCGTGAGATGAAGAACCCTTATTTCAACGCCCATTACGTCAAGACACTCGAAGCCTTCGGCGGGCCGGTGTTCCCGCAGGGGCGGCGCGGCACGGCAGGTTTTGTGCGGCATCTGAAACAGGGCGGTCGGCTGGTGCTGCTGTTTGACCAGCATGTCATCCGCGCGCCGATCCTAGATTTCATCGGCAAACCCGCCCGCACGGCGATCTCAGCCGCGGAACTGGCGTTGCGCTATGACGCGCTGTTGATCCCCTTCTACGGCATTCGACAAGACGACGGGGTCAGTTTCGACGTGGTGCTTGAAGCGCCCGTGCCGCATAGCGATGCAATGACCATGACGCAGGCGCTGAACGACAGCCTGACCGCACAGGTCACCAAGACGCCGGAACAGTGGTTCTGGGTGCACCGCCGCTGGCGTCCGCACGAGAAGTAA
- a CDS encoding PLP-dependent aspartate aminotransferase family protein: protein MAQPPKPNLHPATIAAQAAGAVDPASGGVVPPVQFATTYLRDENYDLVNPANVYLRSHNENTRVAERILNALEGAEETLIFPSGMAAIAAVFRTVPNGASVVVQSQIYWGTTKWIRDFCTRRQIALHEVDASNLDAFAALCRAEKPDLCLIETPSNPWLRITDIAGAAAAAHEVGATLVVDSTAASPVLSHPLEHGADIVMHSATKGINGHSDVLAGSLATNDAGGARWQMIRDDRNEAGAVIGPMEAWLLARGMRTLPLRMREMSRNAMILAEFLSDHPQVEQVTYPGLPDHPGHALAAQQMSGGFGGLLSFVVKGGAEAALKAAGRLQLFHRATSLGGVESLVEHRHTIEPHTGIPEGLLRLSVGIEDVEDLGADLGQALGQ, encoded by the coding sequence TTGGCCCAGCCCCCCAAACCAAACCTGCACCCTGCCACCATCGCGGCCCAGGCCGCCGGGGCCGTCGATCCAGCTTCCGGTGGGGTTGTGCCGCCGGTGCAATTCGCCACCACCTATCTGCGGGACGAGAATTACGATCTGGTGAACCCCGCCAATGTCTACCTGCGCTCGCATAACGAAAACACCCGCGTGGCAGAGCGTATCCTGAATGCGCTCGAAGGGGCCGAAGAGACGCTGATCTTTCCCTCCGGCATGGCGGCCATCGCGGCGGTTTTCCGCACCGTGCCCAATGGCGCGAGCGTGGTGGTGCAAAGCCAGATTTACTGGGGCACAACCAAATGGATCCGCGATTTCTGCACCCGTCGGCAAATTGCGTTGCATGAGGTGGATGCGAGCAATCTTGACGCCTTCGCCGCCCTGTGCCGCGCCGAAAAGCCTGACCTGTGTTTGATAGAGACGCCCTCGAACCCGTGGCTGCGGATCACCGATATCGCCGGGGCCGCCGCTGCCGCGCATGAGGTGGGCGCGACGCTGGTCGTCGACAGCACCGCGGCGTCGCCCGTCCTGAGTCACCCGCTGGAGCATGGCGCGGATATTGTCATGCATTCGGCGACCAAAGGGATCAACGGCCATTCCGACGTGCTGGCCGGGTCTTTGGCCACCAATGATGCGGGCGGAGCGCGCTGGCAGATGATCCGCGATGACCGCAACGAAGCCGGCGCCGTGATCGGCCCAATGGAGGCGTGGTTGCTGGCACGCGGGATGCGCACCTTGCCGCTCAGGATGCGCGAAATGTCTCGCAACGCAATGATCTTGGCAGAGTTTCTGTCGGATCACCCGCAGGTGGAACAGGTGACGTACCCCGGTCTGCCGGACCATCCCGGCCATGCCCTTGCCGCCCAGCAGATGAGCGGCGGCTTCGGCGGACTGTTGTCTTTTGTCGTCAAAGGTGGGGCAGAAGCAGCACTGAAAGCCGCAGGACGGTTGCAACTTTTCCACCGCGCCACCTCGCTCGGTGGTGTCGAAAGCCTTGTTGAGCATCGCCACACCATTGAACCGCACACCGGGATCCCCGAAGGGCTGTTGCGGCTGTCGGTCGGGATTGAGGATGTCGAAGACCTCGGCGCCGATCTGGGTCAGGCACTCGGCCAGTAA
- a CDS encoding c-type cytochrome, giving the protein MKRVIQTLAAVAAGGALVAVLIVTIGLYNVSAREGHMWGVTWLMHTTFKQSVKLRAPGPKEVPDDLGVPDRVTFGALHFKSGCAFCHALPGQPQSATAQAMEPTPPHISTITDWTPGEMFWIIDEGVKMTGMPHWPAKDRDDEVWSVVAYLNALPDAAGQVALAGEGRGRASCAECHGESGKSGNSYIPRLDLLTPGQIAEALRQYRSGQRPSGIMREAAMALSDSEIATLAQQFGSSKGPRRQSEPAPEATTPGALLAQRGTGDVPACTVCHGPGRQADAPIAPLLTGQSRNYLAGQLRLWRDGHRGGGERAHLMRKAAQDLSDADIAALADYFAGLPTE; this is encoded by the coding sequence ATGAAGCGGGTAATCCAAACCCTCGCCGCAGTGGCGGCTGGCGGAGCCTTGGTGGCGGTCTTGATCGTGACAATCGGGCTCTACAACGTCTCGGCCCGTGAGGGGCATATGTGGGGCGTGACCTGGCTGATGCACACGACCTTCAAGCAGTCGGTCAAACTGCGCGCGCCGGGGCCAAAGGAGGTGCCAGATGACCTTGGTGTGCCGGATCGCGTGACGTTTGGGGCGCTGCATTTCAAGTCCGGCTGCGCCTTCTGCCACGCGCTGCCCGGCCAGCCGCAAAGCGCCACGGCTCAGGCGATGGAACCGACGCCGCCGCATATCAGCACCATCACCGATTGGACGCCGGGTGAGATGTTTTGGATCATCGACGAAGGCGTGAAAATGACTGGCATGCCGCATTGGCCTGCCAAGGATCGCGACGACGAAGTTTGGTCGGTCGTGGCCTACCTGAACGCGCTGCCTGACGCGGCGGGGCAGGTGGCGCTGGCAGGCGAAGGGCGTGGCCGCGCAAGTTGCGCAGAGTGTCATGGCGAAAGTGGTAAGAGCGGCAACAGCTATATCCCCCGGCTTGACCTGCTGACCCCCGGCCAGATCGCCGAGGCGTTGCGGCAGTACCGTAGCGGTCAGCGGCCCAGCGGGATCATGCGAGAGGCGGCGATGGCGCTGAGCGACAGCGAGATCGCCACGCTGGCGCAGCAGTTCGGTTCTTCCAAAGGTCCGCGGCGGCAGTCTGAACCTGCGCCCGAGGCCACAACCCCCGGCGCGCTGCTGGCGCAACGTGGCACTGGTGACGTGCCCGCCTGCACCGTTTGTCACGGGCCGGGACGGCAGGCCGATGCGCCCATCGCGCCGCTGCTGACCGGGCAAAGCCGCAACTATCTGGCGGGGCAACTCAGACTATGGCGTGACGGTCATCGCGGTGGGGGGGAGAGGGCGCATCTGATGCGCAAGGCCGCGCAGGATTTAAGTGACGCGGATATCGCAGCCTTGGCGGACTACTTCGCGGGGCTTCCGACTGAGTAG
- a CDS encoding c-type cytochrome, with protein MRLLLICLSLLALSACEGRQSVLNPAGRDAQDVLSLIWVMFGGAVLLWFLLAAIFVYVTRVEPREMPRRWGEILIVGGGVIFPVILLGALLTYSLPMMKPQREADPGLKVHITAEQWWWRVDYELPDGSRVTSANELRLPTGRRTGLVLNAHKVIHAFWVPALGGKVDMIPGRETFLSFLPEEPGIYRGQCAEFCGASHALMAFETVVMTPEDFAEWLTAEAEAATAPASGEAVRGAQVFAREGCGACHSVRGTPAVGQVGPDLTHVGSRKSIGAGILNGSEEDFAQFIAHTESLKPEVAMPSYDHIAPEDLRALVAYLKGLT; from the coding sequence ATGCGCTTGTTGCTGATCTGCCTAAGCCTGCTGGCGCTTTCGGCCTGCGAAGGGCGGCAATCGGTACTGAACCCCGCCGGGCGCGATGCGCAGGATGTCTTGTCGCTTATCTGGGTGATGTTCGGCGGGGCGGTGCTCCTCTGGTTTCTGCTGGCAGCAATTTTTGTCTATGTCACAAGGGTCGAGCCGCGCGAAATGCCGCGCCGTTGGGGGGAGATACTGATCGTCGGCGGCGGGGTGATCTTCCCGGTGATCTTGCTGGGCGCCTTGCTGACCTACAGCCTGCCAATGATGAAACCCCAACGCGAGGCCGATCCGGGTCTCAAGGTCCACATCACGGCAGAACAATGGTGGTGGCGCGTGGATTATGAACTGCCCGATGGCAGCCGCGTGACCTCGGCCAATGAGTTGCGTCTGCCTACGGGGCGGCGCACAGGGTTGGTGCTGAACGCGCATAAGGTGATCCATGCCTTTTGGGTGCCCGCCCTTGGCGGCAAGGTTGATATGATCCCGGGGCGCGAGACGTTTCTGTCGTTCCTTCCAGAAGAGCCGGGCATCTACCGGGGCCAATGCGCCGAATTCTGCGGCGCGTCCCATGCATTGATGGCATTCGAAACAGTGGTAATGACGCCCGAAGACTTTGCCGAATGGTTGACGGCTGAGGCCGAGGCAGCCACCGCGCCCGCCAGTGGAGAGGCCGTTCGTGGGGCGCAGGTCTTTGCCCGCGAGGGCTGCGGCGCTTGCCATAGCGTGCGCGGCACACCGGCGGTGGGGCAGGTGGGGCCGGATTTGACCCATGTCGGCAGTCGCAAAAGCATCGGTGCTGGCATTCTGAACGGCAGCGAAGAAGATTTCGCCCAGTTCATCGCCCATACCGAAAGCCTGAAACCCGAAGTCGCCATGCCAAGCTATGACCATATCGCGCCTGAAGACCTGCGCGCGCTGGTCGCTTATCTCAAGGGGCTGACATGA
- a CDS encoding thioredoxin family protein: MKPLIYPVLTALSLLAAPLQAQQDQPVVVELFTSQGCSSCPAADEMLAELAEREDIIALALHVDYWDYIGWKDPFGDPAHAERQRGYAAVGGRRSVYTPELIVQGQTDIVGAKPMKLMDAVEKHAEAAPQVAVEISRSGEAVQIDAEPLAEASGPMQVHMLRYSPMERTKVTRGENAGHVMEHSNVVQGWQVLADWDGSAPLSLSAKAEGNLPVVVIIQRQEKGGPGAILAAARSK; encoded by the coding sequence ATGAAGCCCCTGATTTATCCCGTTCTCACCGCGCTGTCGCTGCTGGCCGCTCCTTTGCAGGCCCAGCAGGATCAGCCTGTGGTGGTCGAACTCTTTACCTCTCAGGGCTGTTCCTCTTGTCCCGCTGCCGATGAAATGCTGGCCGAACTGGCCGAGCGGGAGGACATCATCGCGCTGGCATTGCATGTGGATTATTGGGACTACATCGGTTGGAAAGACCCCTTCGGCGATCCGGCCCATGCCGAGCGACAGCGCGGCTATGCCGCCGTGGGCGGGCGGCGCAGCGTCTATACGCCTGAACTGATCGTGCAGGGGCAGACCGATATTGTCGGTGCCAAGCCGATGAAGTTGATGGATGCGGTCGAGAAACACGCCGAGGCCGCGCCGCAAGTGGCCGTGGAGATCAGCCGCTCAGGCGAAGCGGTTCAGATTGATGCGGAGCCGCTGGCCGAGGCATCAGGGCCGATGCAGGTGCATATGCTGCGCTACTCTCCGATGGAGCGGACCAAGGTCACCCGCGGCGAGAATGCCGGCCATGTCATGGAGCACAGCAATGTCGTCCAAGGCTGGCAAGTCTTGGCGGATTGGGATGGGTCTGCACCCCTGTCGCTGAGTGCGAAGGCCGAGGGTAATCTGCCTGTTGTGGTGATCATCCAACGCCAAGAAAAGGGCGGGCCGGGTGCGATTCTCGCGGCAGCACGCAGCAAGTAA
- the ctaD gene encoding cytochrome c oxidase subunit I, with protein MIKPASLPVAEGPYPPSEAALAEPVPQAEQQRGAEELRAAWKTPQGWRYVTAVNNSEVGKWYALTALAFMLIAGVLALLMRVQLAFPDMTFLDADRFNQFFTMHGSAMMFLFAVPMFEAISILLLPAFLGARDMPFPRLSAYGYWCFLIGGCFVLGSLLFDAAPKAGWFMYPPLATKEEGIGPDVWLLGLSFIEVASIAAAVELIVGALKCRPPGMRVNIMPLYAWYVLVVGGMILFAFPPLIAGDFLFELERSFDWPFFDPTRGGDPILWQHLFWIFGHPEVYIVFLPSIAIAAMIVPTVAQRPIVGYSWIVLSAVGTGFLSFGLWVHHMFTTGLPQISLGFFSAASEAVVIPTGIQIFAFVATLMVGRVKLTLPMLWIAGALAIFVAGGLTGVMLAIVPFNWQVHDTYFIVAHLHYTLFGGMVFPVIAGVYYFYPFIAKKLLSERLGLWAFWLIFSGFNITFLPMHLTGLMGMPRRVFTYPESSGWGWLNLISTLGAFIIAAGFAVFLYDLLRPKKAQGEIPRNPWGAGTLEFSHEVPEEAWGVRSVPHVTSRYPLWDQPQLVERMDAGRYYLPDAPDHQRETIVTSVIDAKPVHVQRVTGPAWITILAAGFTGGAFIFPTFHIYTPAIICGAFAIVCIMYWLWTSTARPPKEEMRDAGLGLRLPTYASGPDSVGWWAMWITMLGDATAFASVVFGFFFYWTARPDFPPEGALHPMGHWVVLAALAGVAAWALTLAAREANVRGKVALARVALVLAPLAAGVAGVAAWAAVRELDPTSHVYPAILWALMVWLVAHLSAGVLMQGYCLAGSVFGKLTPHHDADLRNVTLYWHFMAVKALVTAAILGLAPGWLT; from the coding sequence ATGATAAAACCCGCATCGCTTCCCGTGGCCGAAGGGCCATATCCGCCAAGCGAGGCGGCATTGGCCGAACCGGTACCGCAGGCCGAGCAGCAGCGCGGCGCCGAGGAGTTGCGCGCGGCGTGGAAGACGCCGCAAGGCTGGCGCTATGTCACCGCCGTCAATAACTCTGAGGTGGGCAAGTGGTATGCGCTGACGGCGCTGGCCTTCATGCTGATCGCAGGGGTGCTGGCTCTCTTGATGCGGGTGCAACTGGCCTTTCCAGACATGACCTTTTTGGACGCGGATCGGTTTAACCAGTTCTTCACCATGCACGGCTCGGCGATGATGTTTCTTTTCGCCGTGCCGATGTTCGAGGCGATATCGATCCTGTTGCTGCCCGCCTTCCTCGGCGCGCGGGACATGCCGTTTCCCCGGCTATCTGCTTATGGGTATTGGTGTTTCCTGATTGGCGGCTGTTTCGTTCTGGGCTCATTGCTGTTTGATGCCGCGCCCAAGGCGGGCTGGTTCATGTACCCGCCGCTTGCCACCAAGGAAGAGGGGATCGGCCCCGATGTTTGGCTTTTGGGGCTGAGCTTCATCGAAGTTGCCTCCATCGCCGCGGCGGTTGAGTTGATCGTCGGCGCGCTGAAATGCCGTCCGCCGGGGATGCGGGTTAACATCATGCCGCTCTATGCGTGGTATGTGCTGGTTGTGGGGGGCATGATCCTGTTCGCCTTCCCGCCGCTCATCGCCGGGGATTTCCTCTTCGAGCTGGAGCGGTCCTTTGACTGGCCCTTCTTCGATCCGACACGCGGCGGCGATCCAATCCTGTGGCAGCACCTCTTTTGGATCTTCGGGCATCCGGAGGTCTATATCGTCTTCCTGCCCTCCATTGCCATCGCCGCGATGATCGTGCCCACCGTCGCGCAGCGGCCCATCGTGGGCTATTCGTGGATCGTACTGAGCGCGGTGGGCACCGGGTTCCTCAGTTTTGGGCTCTGGGTGCATCATATGTTCACCACCGGGCTGCCTCAGATCAGCCTTGGCTTCTTCTCGGCAGCCTCTGAAGCTGTTGTGATCCCCACTGGCATCCAGATCTTCGCCTTTGTCGCCACACTGATGGTGGGGCGGGTGAAGCTGACGCTGCCGATGCTTTGGATCGCCGGCGCACTGGCGATCTTTGTGGCGGGTGGGCTAACGGGTGTGATGCTGGCCATCGTGCCGTTCAATTGGCAGGTGCATGACACCTATTTCATCGTGGCACATCTGCATTACACGCTTTTCGGCGGTATGGTCTTCCCGGTGATCGCGGGGGTCTATTATTTCTATCCTTTCATCGCCAAGAAACTGCTCAGCGAACGCTTGGGCCTCTGGGCGTTCTGGCTGATCTTCTCGGGCTTCAACATCACCTTTCTGCCGATGCACCTGACCGGGTTGATGGGGATGCCGCGCCGGGTGTTCACCTATCCCGAAAGTTCCGGCTGGGGCTGGCTTAACCTGATCTCGACGCTGGGGGCTTTCATCATCGCGGCGGGCTTTGCCGTGTTCCTTTACGACCTGCTGCGCCCGAAAAAGGCTCAGGGTGAAATCCCGCGCAATCCGTGGGGCGCGGGCACGCTCGAGTTCTCCCATGAGGTGCCGGAGGAGGCGTGGGGCGTGCGCTCGGTCCCGCATGTGACCTCGCGCTATCCGCTGTGGGATCAGCCGCAATTGGTCGAGCGGATGGACGCGGGCCGCTACTATCTGCCCGATGCGCCTGATCATCAGCGTGAGACCATCGTAACCAGCGTGATCGACGCCAAGCCCGTGCATGTGCAGCGTGTCACCGGACCTGCGTGGATCACCATCCTTGCTGCTGGTTTCACCGGCGGGGCGTTCATCTTTCCGACCTTCCACATCTACACACCGGCGATCATCTGCGGTGCCTTCGCCATCGTTTGCATTATGTATTGGCTCTGGACCAGCACCGCTCGCCCTCCGAAGGAAGAGATGCGCGATGCTGGGCTGGGCCTCCGCTTGCCGACCTATGCTTCTGGGCCCGACTCGGTAGGCTGGTGGGCCATGTGGATCACCATGTTAGGCGATGCCACGGCCTTTGCCAGCGTAGTTTTCGGGTTCTTTTTCTACTGGACAGCACGGCCTGATTTCCCGCCCGAGGGGGCACTGCATCCCATGGGCCATTGGGTCGTCTTGGCAGCGCTGGCGGGCGTGGCGGCTTGGGCGCTGACGCTTGCGGCGCGCGAGGCGAATGTGCGCGGCAAGGTCGCGCTGGCCCGCGTGGCGCTGGTCTTGGCGCCCTTGGCCGCTGGGGTGGCAGGCGTAGCCGCTTGGGCCGCCGTGCGCGAACTGGACCCGACGTCCCATGTCTACCCCGCAATCCTCTGGGCGCTAATGGTCTGGCTGGTGGCGCATCTGAGCGCGGGCGTGTTGATGCAGGGGTATTGCTTGGCCGGGAGCGTCTTTGGCAAGCTGACACCGCACCACGACGCCGACCTGCGCAATGTCACCCTTTATTGGCACTTCATGGCAGTCAAAGCGCTGGTGACCGCCGCGATCTTGGGCCTCGCGCCGGGGTGGCTGACATGA